A region of Planktomarina temperata RCA23 DNA encodes the following proteins:
- a CDS encoding SDR family NAD(P)-dependent oxidoreductase codes for MSFSVTGKTAIVTGAANGVGLAIARHLADAGANVMFADKDEARLRAEVGDMADEASNIRYFSGDLREKLTIANLLSATLDAFDQVDILVNGARQILRTSPLEQEDESIEIMLDQNLMAGFKLSQLVARRMIKQGKDSDRPCVGTIINLSSIAAQRTQSDLMGFSVSCAALDQMTRCLAVSLAPDRVRVNAVAFGSVMSASLQDHLREHPDHRDAILAATPQGRIAGPTEVAEAVQFLASDSSSFVTGEILTVDGGRSLVDAVSTSLH; via the coding sequence ATGTCTTTTTCAGTCACCGGTAAAACGGCCATTGTCACAGGCGCTGCCAATGGTGTGGGCTTGGCCATTGCCCGGCATTTGGCCGATGCGGGCGCCAATGTCATGTTTGCCGATAAGGATGAGGCACGGTTGCGCGCTGAAGTGGGCGATATGGCGGATGAGGCCAGCAATATCCGCTATTTTTCTGGAGATCTGCGGGAAAAATTGACCATTGCCAATTTGCTTTCGGCCACTTTGGATGCTTTTGATCAAGTCGATATTCTGGTCAACGGCGCACGGCAGATCTTGCGCACCTCTCCTCTGGAACAAGAGGATGAAAGTATAGAGATCATGTTGGACCAAAATCTTATGGCGGGATTTAAACTCTCGCAATTGGTGGCCCGGCGGATGATCAAACAGGGCAAGGACAGCGATCGTCCCTGTGTGGGCACAATCATTAACCTTTCGTCCATCGCGGCTCAAAGAACGCAATCGGACCTGATGGGATTTTCAGTCAGCTGTGCGGCGCTCGATCAAATGACCCGATGTTTGGCGGTCAGCCTTGCGCCCGATCGCGTGCGGGTCAATGCGGTGGCTTTTGGCTCTGTCATGTCCGCATCTTTGCAAGATCATCTCCGCGAACACCCAGATCACCGTGACGCGATTTTGGCGGCGACGCCACAAGGGCGCATTGCGGGTCCGACAGAGGTTGCGGAAGCTGTGCAATTTTTAGCCTCAGACAGTTCGTCCTTTGTCACAGGCGAAATATTAACCGTAGATGGCGGCCGCAGCCTGGTTGACGCGGTGAGCACATCGCTGCATTGA